From one Pedobacter faecalis genomic stretch:
- a CDS encoding nucleotide sugar dehydrogenase — MKNSIAVIGLGYVGLPLAIEFAKKHKVVGFDINTDRVKELSEGFDRTRETNPEEFKNVLSDSNILFSSDLKDLHQCNIYIVTVPTPIDQFKAPNLGPLMIASEMLGKIIKKRDIIIYESTVYPGCTEEDCVPVLEKHSGLSYNKDFFCGYSPERINPGDKVNTLTKIKKVTSGSTPEVADFIDELYSSIIEAGTHKAPSIKVAEASKAIENAQRDINISFVNELALIFDRLGIDTSDVIEAAGTKWNFLKYKPGLVGGHCIGVDPYYLAHKAESVGYHPQVILSGRRVNDNMGMFVASKVIKLMIHKGHKIHGAKALILGMTFKEDCPDIRNSRVIDIYSELGQFGLDVEVYDPHADPREVHSEYSIHLIDHLNSQYDAIVLAVCHKEFLGLDLDNLKNGGNAVIFDTKSCLDRNLIDARL, encoded by the coding sequence GTGAAGAATAGTATCGCAGTAATTGGATTAGGCTATGTGGGGCTACCTTTAGCCATCGAATTTGCAAAAAAACACAAAGTCGTTGGATTTGATATCAACACAGATCGTGTTAAGGAGCTGTCAGAAGGATTTGATAGAACCAGGGAGACAAACCCTGAAGAGTTTAAAAATGTTTTAAGTGATTCAAACATTCTATTCTCTTCTGATCTCAAGGACCTGCATCAATGCAATATTTATATAGTCACTGTTCCTACACCAATAGACCAGTTCAAGGCGCCTAATTTAGGGCCATTAATGATAGCATCTGAGATGTTAGGTAAGATTATTAAGAAACGGGACATAATTATTTATGAATCTACTGTGTATCCTGGGTGTACAGAAGAAGATTGCGTTCCTGTACTTGAAAAGCATTCTGGTCTTTCTTACAATAAGGATTTCTTCTGTGGCTACTCTCCAGAGCGTATAAATCCGGGGGACAAGGTCAATACGCTGACAAAAATAAAGAAGGTTACATCAGGTTCTACGCCTGAGGTAGCGGATTTTATAGATGAACTTTATTCTTCAATAATTGAAGCAGGGACCCATAAGGCTCCAAGCATTAAGGTAGCAGAGGCTTCGAAAGCGATAGAAAATGCACAAAGAGATATAAATATTTCTTTCGTCAACGAACTCGCATTAATATTCGATCGATTGGGAATTGACACAAGCGATGTAATAGAAGCAGCTGGAACTAAATGGAATTTTTTAAAGTATAAACCTGGACTCGTAGGTGGACACTGTATAGGTGTAGATCCATATTATCTCGCTCATAAGGCTGAGTCCGTAGGCTACCATCCCCAGGTTATTTTGTCAGGAAGGCGGGTGAACGATAATATGGGGATGTTTGTAGCAAGTAAGGTCATCAAGCTTATGATCCATAAGGGGCATAAAATCCATGGTGCGAAGGCGCTTATTTTGGGTATGACCTTTAAAGAAGACTGTCCAGACATCCGTAATTCAAGAGTAATCGATATTTATTCTGAATTGGGACAGTTTGGACTGGATGTAGAAGTCTATGATCCTCATGCTGATCCGCGTGAGGTACATAGCGAATATAGTATTCACCTTATAGATCATTTAAACAGCCAGTATGATGCAATAGTTCTTGCCGTGTGTCACAAGGAGTTTCTAGGTCTTGATCTTGATAATTTAAAAAATGGAGGCAACGCTGTGATATTTGATACGAAGTCTTGTTTGGATAGGAACCTAATCGATGCGAGATTATGA
- the hisH gene encoding imidazole glycerol phosphate synthase subunit HisH — MNNSKIYIPNLSLGNTKSVVNMVRKAGGLVQIAGSPSELLDAEKIILPGVGSYDAGMTELHDGGWVEALNDLVLVRKRPILGICLGMQFFFDGSEEGVCPGLGWIPGTLVRFCSTPENPIKVPHMGWNTLKVKRTDSLFDSSDEEVRFYFVHSYHAVCKDEYDLVATAHHGSDVTAAVQRGNIYGVQFHPEKSHKFGLSLFNNFLSV, encoded by the coding sequence ATGAACAATAGCAAGATATATATTCCTAATCTCTCACTTGGTAATACCAAATCTGTGGTCAATATGGTGCGTAAAGCAGGAGGTTTAGTACAAATAGCTGGCAGTCCTTCGGAGTTATTAGACGCCGAAAAAATCATTTTGCCGGGCGTTGGATCCTATGACGCAGGTATGACTGAATTACATGATGGAGGTTGGGTAGAAGCACTCAATGATTTGGTATTAGTTCGTAAAAGGCCAATACTTGGGATATGCTTAGGAATGCAGTTTTTTTTCGATGGAAGTGAGGAAGGTGTTTGCCCAGGACTGGGCTGGATTCCGGGAACTCTCGTAAGATTCTGTTCCACGCCTGAAAATCCCATAAAAGTCCCACATATGGGGTGGAATACCTTGAAAGTGAAGCGGACAGATAGTTTATTTGATTCATCTGATGAGGAAGTCCGGTTCTATTTTGTTCATTCTTATCATGCGGTCTGTAAAGACGAGTACGACTTAGTCGCCACAGCGCACCACGGATCGGATGTGACAGCTGCTGTTCAGAGAGGTAATATTTATGGAGTTCAGTTTCATCCCGAAAAGAGCCACAAATTCGGCCTGTCGCTTTTTAATAATTTTTTATCAGTATAA
- a CDS encoding N-acetyl sugar amidotransferase, whose protein sequence is MKKTYQICKRCVMDTTDPTIEFDKNGICNHCHTHENEVRNKVVSGPQGARELQIIVDRIKEENKRNQYDCVIGVSGGVDSTFVAYKVKELGLRPLAVHLDNGWDSELAIKNVENICRKLEIDLHTVVLNWNEFRDLQLSFLKASTPDSEIPSDHAIVVSMLQTAKMVGVKNILTGYNVRTETHLPAEWSQGHFDWGYIKNVHSRFGKVKLKTFPHLTLFNFLFPPYGKKFINILNYIDYSKKEAMPILEREIGWRYYGGKHYESIYTRWFQGYWLPAKFGYDKRKSHLSSLICAGEITRNEALEELKKSTYPPELQKEDTEYVLKKFDITQEELDELLHAPKRSYWDYSPYGRIYRTPLYKGLRSIYRTLKK, encoded by the coding sequence ATGAAAAAAACCTACCAGATATGTAAGAGGTGTGTCATGGACACAACGGATCCTACCATTGAGTTCGATAAAAATGGTATTTGCAACCATTGCCATACTCACGAGAACGAAGTCAGGAACAAGGTAGTTTCAGGACCGCAAGGTGCAAGAGAACTCCAAATAATTGTCGACAGGATAAAAGAAGAGAACAAAAGGAATCAATACGATTGTGTTATAGGAGTAAGTGGGGGGGTGGACAGTACGTTCGTCGCTTACAAAGTTAAGGAGCTGGGATTACGGCCATTGGCTGTGCATCTGGACAACGGGTGGGATTCAGAGCTAGCGATCAAGAATGTGGAAAACATCTGTCGCAAACTTGAAATCGATCTTCATACGGTAGTACTTAATTGGAATGAATTTCGTGATCTTCAACTGTCTTTTTTAAAGGCTTCAACTCCTGATTCAGAAATACCCAGCGATCATGCCATCGTCGTTTCGATGCTACAGACAGCTAAGATGGTGGGTGTCAAGAATATTTTGACCGGTTACAACGTTAGAACAGAAACGCATTTACCGGCAGAATGGTCTCAGGGTCATTTTGATTGGGGATATATAAAGAATGTGCATAGTAGGTTTGGAAAGGTCAAGCTTAAGACTTTCCCTCACCTAACACTGTTCAACTTTCTATTTCCTCCATATGGTAAGAAATTCATCAATATTCTCAATTACATCGATTACTCTAAAAAGGAGGCTATGCCAATACTTGAGAGAGAAATTGGATGGCGTTACTATGGCGGCAAGCACTACGAGTCCATATATACAAGATGGTTTCAAGGTTACTGGTTGCCCGCCAAATTTGGTTATGATAAGAGGAAATCCCATCTTTCGAGTTTGATCTGCGCAGGAGAAATAACACGCAATGAGGCTTTAGAAGAATTGAAGAAGTCGACATACCCACCAGAACTGCAAAAGGAGGATACCGAGTACGTACTTAAAAAGTTTGATATTACACAGGAGGAACTCGACGAATTATTACACGCGCCTAAAAGATCGTATTGGGATTATTCACCTTATGGACGTATTTACCGCACTCCCCTCTATAAGGGACTTCGAAGCATATACCGTACATTAAAAAAATAA
- a CDS encoding Gfo/Idh/MocA family protein — protein sequence MTKEKIRFAVVGCGHIGKRHAEMITRNKECELVALIDVKEKAVLEIERYDVPFYSSLEQFLKSGIDVDVINIASPNGFHAQQALQCLDAKKHIVVEKPMALTKADAEKVIFKALHVHRQVFAVMQNRYSPPSIWIKDLVESGKLGKVYMVQLNCYWNRDERYYKAESWHGKKHLDGGTLFTQFSHFIDIMYWLFGDIENIHARLNDFNHSHLTDFEDSGFVSFDFVSGGIGAINFSTAIWNQNLESSMTIIAENGSVKIGGQYMNEVEVCTIKDYQMPTLAPTNPGNDYGAYKGSAANHHYVINNVVDVLKNRSAITTNALEGLKVVDIIERIYKTS from the coding sequence ATGACAAAGGAAAAAATACGGTTTGCTGTAGTCGGATGCGGGCATATAGGCAAAAGACATGCTGAAATGATAACACGCAACAAGGAATGTGAATTAGTGGCGTTGATCGATGTTAAAGAGAAGGCAGTTCTTGAGATTGAGCGATATGATGTGCCTTTCTACAGTAGCCTCGAACAGTTCTTAAAATCGGGTATCGATGTTGACGTTATCAATATTGCATCTCCTAATGGTTTTCATGCCCAGCAGGCACTTCAGTGTCTTGATGCAAAAAAGCACATCGTTGTAGAAAAGCCCATGGCGTTAACCAAGGCGGACGCAGAAAAGGTTATATTTAAAGCCTTGCACGTACATCGTCAGGTTTTCGCTGTAATGCAAAATCGTTATTCACCTCCATCAATATGGATCAAAGATTTGGTGGAGTCAGGCAAACTTGGTAAGGTTTACATGGTTCAGCTGAATTGTTACTGGAATCGCGATGAGAGATATTACAAGGCTGAAAGCTGGCACGGGAAAAAGCATTTAGATGGTGGCACCTTGTTTACGCAATTTTCTCATTTTATCGACATTATGTACTGGTTATTCGGAGATATTGAAAATATCCATGCAAGACTTAATGACTTCAACCACAGTCATCTTACGGACTTTGAAGATAGTGGTTTTGTGAGTTTTGATTTTGTGAGCGGAGGAATAGGAGCTATCAATTTTTCCACGGCTATATGGAATCAAAATTTGGAAAGCTCGATGACTATTATTGCAGAAAACGGGTCGGTTAAAATTGGAGGTCAATACATGAATGAAGTCGAAGTCTGTACAATTAAAGATTACCAAATGCCAACGTTAGCTCCGACTAATCCTGGTAATGACTACGGCGCTTACAAGGGGTCTGCAGCGAATCATCATTATGTTATTAATAATGTGGTAGATGTATTGAAGAATAGGTCTGCAATTACCACGAACGCTCTTGAAGGCCTAAAGGTAGTTGATATTATTGAGAGAATCTATAAAACGTCCTAA
- the wecB gene encoding non-hydrolyzing UDP-N-acetylglucosamine 2-epimerase produces the protein MKIFTIIGARPQFIKAAVVSRAIRSISGVTEVLIHTGQHFDANMSDVFFKELDIRHPDYNLKIGGGTHGQNTGRMLEAVESILMENKPDCVLVYGDTDSTLAGALAAVKLHIPLAHVEAGLRSFNRRMPEEINRVLTDHSSDLLFTPTETAVNNLTNEGVDANKVHLVGDVMLDATLYYKNKAKRPIRFPVTHGDFVLCTIHRAENTDDLGRLRNIIEALNEISCQVNIILPIHPRTANVISKFQDIKLNDRIFTIEPVGYLEMNWLLQHCSLVMTDSGGVQKEAFFHGKPCVTLRDETEWVELVNFGVNKLAPPNGGGIIDAFQAFYGKEIDNNLDLYGKGTAGVDLLNVIKDKL, from the coding sequence ATGAAAATATTCACTATCATTGGTGCTAGACCACAGTTTATCAAAGCCGCCGTCGTCTCTAGAGCGATTCGCAGTATTTCCGGAGTAACCGAAGTATTAATTCATACGGGCCAGCATTTTGACGCAAACATGTCCGACGTTTTCTTTAAAGAGCTAGATATAAGGCATCCCGACTATAATTTAAAAATTGGTGGAGGGACACACGGTCAGAACACTGGAAGAATGCTTGAAGCTGTAGAGTCAATTCTTATGGAGAACAAGCCAGATTGTGTTTTGGTATATGGAGACACTGACTCTACTTTAGCGGGAGCCCTGGCTGCAGTTAAGCTTCACATTCCACTCGCTCATGTTGAAGCTGGCCTGAGATCGTTTAATAGACGTATGCCAGAAGAGATTAATCGTGTACTAACAGATCATTCATCGGATCTGTTGTTCACCCCGACAGAGACTGCTGTAAATAATCTTACTAATGAAGGGGTGGACGCAAATAAAGTTCATCTCGTGGGGGATGTTATGCTAGATGCAACACTTTACTACAAGAACAAGGCAAAGAGACCTATAAGATTCCCTGTTACGCATGGGGACTTTGTATTGTGTACCATTCATCGTGCTGAAAATACGGATGACTTAGGTCGTTTGCGAAACATAATCGAAGCCTTGAATGAAATTTCTTGCCAGGTCAACATTATTCTGCCAATACATCCCAGAACTGCAAATGTGATAAGCAAATTTCAAGATATTAAATTGAATGACCGGATATTTACTATTGAGCCAGTAGGTTACTTAGAAATGAATTGGTTACTACAGCATTGTTCATTGGTAATGACTGATAGTGGTGGCGTCCAAAAGGAGGCTTTTTTTCACGGGAAGCCTTGCGTGACGCTCAGAGATGAAACAGAATGGGTCGAACTGGTGAACTTTGGGGTCAACAAACTAGCGCCTCCAAATGGCGGAGGGATAATTGATGCTTTTCAGGCTTTCTATGGAAAAGAAATTGACAACAACCTTGATCTTTATGGGAAAGGTACTGCTGGGGTCGATTTATTAAATGTGATTAAAGACAAATTGTAA
- a CDS encoding AglZ/HisF2 family acetamidino modification protein produces the protein MLKHRVIPALLLQNGGLVKTTKFSNPKYVGDPINAIRIFNTKEVDELMVLDIDASKSHKEPNYSLIEQFAGECFMPLSYGGGIRTVEQAARIFKLGVEKVCLQTAVLYDLKLINDLADRFGSQSIVVSVDIKKDWLNRNKIYTSHTGELGSVNWLDHVKNAVEAGAGEILLNAVDRDGTMQGPDLTLISAASHGISAPLISLGGIGSLSDIKAAIEAGASAVAAGAFFVFHGKHKAVLITYPEYEQLTTLFSN, from the coding sequence ATGTTAAAGCATAGGGTTATACCAGCTCTTTTGTTGCAGAATGGGGGGCTAGTCAAAACGACGAAATTTTCAAACCCCAAATATGTTGGGGATCCGATTAACGCGATCAGAATTTTTAACACTAAAGAGGTCGACGAATTAATGGTTCTGGATATTGATGCAAGTAAATCGCATAAAGAGCCCAATTATTCTTTGATTGAGCAGTTTGCTGGGGAGTGCTTTATGCCGCTAAGTTATGGAGGTGGAATCCGCACTGTGGAGCAGGCGGCAAGAATATTTAAACTTGGAGTTGAAAAGGTATGTCTTCAAACGGCAGTGTTATATGATTTGAAACTAATCAATGATCTTGCAGACCGATTTGGTAGCCAGAGCATCGTAGTATCAGTCGATATAAAGAAAGATTGGTTAAATCGGAATAAGATCTATACGAGCCATACAGGTGAACTCGGAAGTGTGAACTGGCTAGACCATGTCAAAAACGCTGTAGAAGCTGGGGCTGGGGAAATACTATTAAATGCTGTCGACCGCGATGGTACGATGCAGGGGCCTGACCTAACACTTATTTCAGCTGCAAGTCATGGAATATCTGCTCCATTGATTTCATTGGGCGGGATCGGGAGCCTCTCCGATATAAAAGCTGCTATTGAAGCTGGAGCAAGTGCAGTGGCTGCCGGCGCCTTTTTTGTATTCCACGGAAAACATAAAGCAGTTCTGATTACTTATCCAGAATATGAGCAGTTAACCACTTTATTTTCTAATTGA
- a CDS encoding DegT/DnrJ/EryC1/StrS family aminotransferase, whose product MIKTIQMVDLKGQYLKIKDEIDTSIFDAVMETAYINGPQVKQFADQLSKFNNVDFAVTCANGTDALQIAMMGLGFKPGDEVIVPAFTYIATVEVIALLGLVPKFAEVREDTFEIDVRYLDGLITERTVGIVPVHLFGQCSNMELLMAFAEKYSISVIEDTAQAMGAEYIFKSGDRRFAGTIGHVGTTSFFPSKNLGCFGDGGAILTDNAELGQRLHMIANHGQRRKYHHEVIGINSRLDTLQAAVLNVKIKYLNDYARARGKVASYYDQQLGSISELVIPKRASYSTHVFNQYTCRVLNGRRDQLKEYLNEKGIPTMIYYPIPVHLQEAYLSYGYKKGDLPVSERLCEEVISLPIHTEMKDEVLKYIVEHIKIFFKDGK is encoded by the coding sequence ATGATAAAGACAATTCAGATGGTCGATTTGAAAGGTCAATATCTTAAAATCAAAGACGAAATTGATACTTCGATATTTGACGCGGTTATGGAAACGGCTTACATAAACGGTCCGCAGGTTAAACAATTTGCTGATCAGCTTAGCAAATTCAATAACGTGGATTTTGCTGTGACTTGTGCGAACGGTACAGACGCACTTCAAATAGCTATGATGGGACTGGGTTTCAAACCCGGAGATGAGGTCATAGTTCCCGCATTTACCTACATAGCTACAGTTGAAGTTATCGCACTTCTGGGCTTAGTACCTAAGTTTGCAGAGGTTAGGGAGGATACTTTTGAAATTGATGTCCGCTATCTGGATGGACTTATAACTGAAAGAACTGTTGGAATTGTCCCGGTTCATCTATTTGGGCAATGTTCAAATATGGAACTACTGATGGCCTTTGCCGAAAAATATTCGATTTCCGTAATAGAGGATACGGCGCAGGCTATGGGGGCAGAGTATATTTTCAAAAGTGGAGATAGGCGTTTTGCTGGAACGATCGGCCATGTCGGTACTACCTCGTTCTTTCCTTCAAAAAATTTAGGATGCTTTGGCGACGGCGGTGCAATTTTAACCGATAATGCGGAACTTGGACAAAGATTGCATATGATCGCAAATCACGGCCAAAGAAGGAAATATCATCATGAGGTAATTGGAATAAATTCAAGACTTGATACATTGCAGGCTGCCGTGCTTAATGTCAAAATTAAATATTTAAACGATTATGCGCGTGCTAGAGGGAAAGTCGCATCATATTATGATCAGCAACTTGGAAGTATAAGCGAGTTGGTGATTCCTAAAAGAGCTAGTTATTCCACGCATGTTTTCAATCAATACACCTGTCGCGTGCTAAACGGTAGGCGTGATCAGTTAAAGGAATATCTTAATGAAAAGGGCATCCCAACAATGATTTATTATCCAATTCCCGTCCACTTGCAGGAAGCATATCTCTCTTATGGGTATAAGAAAGGTGATTTGCCCGTATCTGAACGATTATGTGAGGAGGTTATCTCTTTACCGATACATACCGAAATGAAGGATGAGGTGTTGAAATATATTGTGGAGCATATTAAAATTTTTTTCAAAGATGGAAAATAG
- a CDS encoding lipopolysaccharide biosynthesis protein has translation MPLKIAEYDRNILKLFSGTAIAQGVSFCTIPIVAKLYGPSEYGTYGGFFAAVMILSVLATARYELAIMTPEDDDEVAIIMKLTSWITLIVCFGAFVIIAFIPLSLLNALLDVKSGSRIAFILIPVGAYLLAQFQIYNNWLVRKKQYLQLSVNKLLRSFLFALTSIAIGLIAPKAVLLAVSLIVSHIASNIFLRVKNIELRLDLILFPSKALRFSMLKAANAYRQYPAYILPAELMNVICTQLPVFVFLWCFNSSESGYFSFIISLLNIPISLLANAILDVFKEKASSDYRREGSCQAVYLSTLKKMVVVAILPFIVLYFFGSNLITLFFGEEWSQAGKFLDVLLPMFFFKFISSPLSFVFYIVNRQKEDFLWHMYIMATNLIALYIGAGIYRDILLAVRLYSINFTIIYIIYLIRSFQLSRHKIFS, from the coding sequence ATGCCCTTAAAGATTGCTGAATATGATAGAAATATTTTAAAGTTGTTTTCCGGGACTGCAATCGCCCAGGGAGTTTCTTTCTGCACAATTCCTATTGTTGCAAAACTTTATGGCCCATCAGAATATGGAACGTACGGCGGGTTTTTTGCTGCTGTAATGATTTTGAGTGTTCTCGCTACTGCTCGTTATGAGTTAGCAATAATGACGCCCGAGGACGACGACGAGGTAGCAATCATTATGAAGTTAACTTCCTGGATAACTTTAATAGTATGTTTCGGTGCCTTTGTAATCATAGCTTTTATCCCACTATCGCTATTAAATGCATTGTTAGATGTCAAAAGTGGAAGTCGGATAGCCTTTATCTTAATACCTGTCGGCGCATACCTTTTGGCTCAGTTTCAAATATATAATAATTGGCTTGTTCGGAAAAAGCAATATTTGCAGCTATCGGTAAATAAGCTGTTACGTAGTTTTTTATTTGCACTAACGTCGATTGCTATAGGTTTAATCGCCCCTAAAGCTGTTTTGTTGGCCGTGTCTCTCATTGTGAGCCATATTGCCTCTAATATATTTCTGAGAGTCAAGAACATTGAGCTTCGACTCGATCTAATCTTGTTTCCCAGTAAAGCGCTTAGATTTAGTATGCTGAAGGCCGCTAATGCCTATAGGCAATATCCTGCTTACATTCTTCCTGCCGAACTGATGAATGTAATCTGTACACAGCTTCCCGTTTTTGTCTTCCTCTGGTGTTTTAATTCGTCCGAATCAGGTTATTTTTCATTTATCATATCGTTATTGAACATTCCTATTTCCCTATTAGCTAATGCTATACTAGATGTTTTCAAAGAAAAAGCGAGTTCCGATTATAGAAGGGAAGGGAGTTGCCAAGCAGTATACTTAAGTACATTAAAAAAGATGGTTGTGGTGGCAATATTGCCATTCATCGTTTTGTATTTTTTTGGAAGTAATCTCATAACGTTGTTTTTTGGTGAAGAGTGGAGCCAGGCTGGTAAATTCCTTGATGTCTTGCTGCCAATGTTTTTTTTTAAGTTCATTTCTAGCCCTTTAAGCTTCGTCTTCTATATTGTAAATCGGCAAAAGGAGGATTTTTTGTGGCATATGTATATTATGGCAACAAACTTAATTGCATTGTATATCGGAGCGGGTATATATAGAGATATTTTATTAGCGGTGAGGTTATATTCTATAAACTTCACGATAATTTATATAATTTATCTAATCAGGTCTTTTCAACTATCTAGGCATAAAATTTTTTCATGA
- a CDS encoding acyltransferase: MENRFYVHESAIIDEGASIGENVKIWHFSHIMGGCHIGDRCNIGQNVVVSPGVRLGKNVKVQNNVSIYEGVICDDDVFLGPSMVFTNVINPRSAINRRGQFLKTHVGKGASIGANATIVCGHDIGEFALIGAGTVVTKNVASYALVVGNPGRQIGWVSEYGHRLNFNETGLAICPESGEEYLISNNCVSKIK, translated from the coding sequence ATGGAAAATAGGTTCTATGTCCATGAGTCTGCGATTATCGATGAAGGCGCTTCAATAGGCGAAAATGTAAAAATTTGGCATTTTAGTCATATCATGGGTGGTTGTCATATTGGTGACCGCTGCAATATCGGGCAGAATGTTGTCGTTTCGCCTGGAGTAAGACTTGGGAAAAATGTTAAGGTTCAGAATAATGTCTCTATTTATGAGGGTGTAATTTGTGATGATGATGTATTCCTTGGGCCTTCTATGGTATTTACTAATGTGATTAATCCAAGAAGCGCTATAAACCGTAGAGGCCAATTTTTGAAAACCCACGTTGGAAAAGGAGCCTCAATAGGAGCCAATGCAACGATTGTCTGTGGACATGATATTGGAGAATTTGCTTTGATCGGTGCTGGAACTGTAGTTACGAAGAACGTAGCTAGCTATGCTTTGGTGGTTGGGAATCCGGGCCGCCAAATCGGATGGGTTAGCGAGTATGGCCACAGGCTGAATTTCAATGAAACGGGATTGGCTATTTGTCCGGAAAGTGGCGAAGAATATTTAATCAGTAATAATTGCGTTTCGAAAATCAAGTAA
- a CDS encoding acyltransferase, translated as MSFIKKLIKYVYWNVIRCNPLTRCIYETRGTQTPITFRYLFFQKILGINRSAYWQVHFTSIVTYPKNITVGIETSPGMMPGCYIQGMGEIVIGDYTQIAANVGIISSNHDLYDTSKHVEGKVNIGRYCWIGMNSVVLPGITLGDFTIVGAGSIVTKSFPEGHCVIAGNPAKIIKVLEREKCEGYTSRYEYNGYIPKEKFEKFKSKLKS; from the coding sequence ATGAGTTTTATTAAAAAATTGATCAAGTATGTTTACTGGAACGTTATTAGGTGCAATCCTTTGACTCGATGCATTTACGAGACTAGGGGGACACAGACCCCAATAACATTCAGATATTTGTTTTTCCAGAAAATTTTAGGAATAAACAGATCGGCATATTGGCAGGTACATTTTACAAGCATAGTCACATATCCAAAGAATATTACCGTTGGTATAGAAACATCGCCTGGAATGATGCCTGGATGCTACATACAAGGCATGGGGGAGATAGTAATCGGTGATTATACTCAAATAGCGGCAAATGTTGGTATTATTAGCAGCAATCATGACTTGTATGATACGTCCAAGCATGTGGAAGGAAAGGTGAATATTGGTAGATACTGCTGGATAGGAATGAACTCAGTGGTTCTTCCGGGCATCACTTTGGGTGACTTCACCATCGTTGGGGCAGGATCAATAGTAACTAAATCGTTTCCAGAAGGACACTGCGTGATTGCAGGTAATCCGGCAAAAATTATCAAGGTGTTAGAACGGGAAAAGTGCGAAGGGTACACTAGTCGTTATGAGTATAATGGCTATATACCAAAAGAAAAATTTGAAAAGTTCAAGTCTAAACTGAAATCCTGA
- a CDS encoding glycosyltransferase, with translation MKKVVVIATYFPPAGGIATFRITKFVKFLPRFDWQPIVLTVKEDAYKECGFLIDNTLSKDLANDLTIYRTDIGAEPSVMKGLRKGLPTRWLKPLFAIIGSLIKNERPDLLFATGDPFFPLLVAPFAKVRYGLNYVIDLRDPWKLAIKDNPIPGLKGKIFTPLNNFLEPLVLNRASKVIVVSEKMAEDYRAAYPKRPANDFIVIPNGYDPNDYDCIPAVALHGFTVTYAGKFLSGKSFRNPEPFFKALNILKESGVIINFRYIGEPNPQIDNLAEQHQLSDRYQPVGYLSYSETIANMKGSDVLLLIGSGQETEQTGKIFDYLGCKRPILALASQRGGIADVVAGIEQVALTSNDSPETIAQLLLEFYQGRSEQPIERDGISGYLREHLTERLADVFNEISS, from the coding sequence ATGAAGAAAGTTGTTGTGATTGCCACTTATTTCCCGCCTGCCGGGGGAATTGCCACTTTCCGGATTACCAAGTTTGTAAAGTTTTTACCGAGGTTTGATTGGCAGCCTATCGTCCTGACTGTAAAGGAGGATGCATACAAGGAATGCGGGTTCCTGATCGACAATACACTTTCAAAAGATCTAGCGAACGACCTGACAATTTATAGAACTGATATAGGTGCTGAACCCTCGGTTATGAAAGGACTAAGAAAGGGATTGCCAACCCGTTGGCTTAAGCCGCTATTTGCTATTATTGGTTCTTTAATAAAGAACGAAAGACCGGATCTATTATTTGCAACGGGCGATCCGTTCTTCCCCTTACTTGTAGCTCCATTCGCAAAAGTCCGGTACGGGTTGAATTATGTCATAGACCTCCGGGATCCCTGGAAACTAGCCATAAAAGACAATCCTATACCTGGGTTAAAAGGTAAAATATTTACGCCGCTGAACAATTTCCTTGAGCCTTTAGTGCTAAATAGAGCATCAAAAGTCATTGTTGTTTCTGAGAAAATGGCCGAGGATTACCGAGCTGCATATCCCAAGAGACCAGCGAACGATTTCATTGTCATACCAAATGGATATGATCCCAATGATTATGACTGTATTCCTGCGGTAGCCTTGCATGGATTTACTGTCACTTATGCCGGCAAGTTTCTGTCTGGTAAGTCTTTTCGGAATCCTGAACCCTTTTTCAAGGCGTTAAACATTTTGAAAGAATCTGGCGTAATTATAAATTTCCGATATATTGGCGAGCCTAATCCACAAATCGATAATCTAGCGGAACAACACCAGCTTTCAGATAGATATCAACCGGTTGGTTATCTTAGTTACAGTGAAACTATCGCCAATATGAAGGGCTCCGATGTTTTGTTGCTTATTGGCAGCGGACAAGAAACGGAGCAGACTGGAAAAATCTTCGATTATCTAGGATGCAAGAGACCAATCCTTGCTTTGGCGTCTCAAAGGGGCGGGATTGCCGATGTTGTGGCCGGAATCGAGCAAGTTGCGCTGACAAGTAATGATAGTCCCGAAACAATTGCGCAATTGTTGCTAGAATTTTATCAAGGAAGAAGCGAGCAGCCAATTGAAAGAGATGGTATCTCCGGATATTTAAGAGAACATCTTACTGAGAGATTGGCTGATGTATTCAACGAAATAAGTTCATAG